The following DNA comes from Caulobacter mirabilis.
GGAGTAGGAATGCCGGTTGATCAGCAGCCAGACCCGGCCGGTGAACCGCTTGCCCGGGCGCGGCTGGGCGAACGGCAGGTCCAGGGTGACGATCGAACCGTTCCGAGCGCCGGCGTACAGCGCCGCCATGCGGGCTGACGCGCCGTCCTCCTGTGCGCCCGAGATGTCCAGCCGCGCCTGGTTGGAGGCCGTGGTCTGCGGGCTGACCTTGATCTCGAACCGCGAGTAGAAGCGGAACGGCCGCTGGGCGAACCAGGCGATCATCGGGTCGCTGAACGAATTGTCCCCGCCCGGATTGTCGCGCAGATCGACGAGCAGATCCGTCGCGCCGGCGGCGATGAAATCCTCGAACGCGCGGTCGATGAAGGGGATGTAGGTCGAACTGTCCCACATGTCGGGCGCGCCGGGCGCGACGTTGTAGAAGGGGCCCGGCTTCAGATAGGCGACGCCGCCCGCCAGCATCCGCGCCTCGCGGGTTTCCGGGTTCAGGGCGAAGGCGGCCGGCCGGGCGGCTTCGGCCGCGGCGGCCTCGTTCCGCGTCGTGGCCGGCATGCGCAGTGTGGCGCTCTCGCCATCGGGCTTGCGCACGCTGATGTCGAAAGCCTCTCGCGGGCCGACCTCCAGCCAGAGCCGCCGCGGGAAGCTGGCTTCAAGCAGGGCGCCGGTCATGTAGGGCGTATCGGCCGACGCCGAACGGCTCACGCGCTCGATCCATTCCGCGATCTGCCGGCCGTCGATCGACAGCAGTTCATCGCCCGGCGTGACGCCGGTCTGGGTCGTCAGCATCTCGCCGACATAGACCCGGTCGCCGACGGGGCGGATCTGGAACGGGAACGCCCGGCCGCCCGCCTTGCGATAGGCCTCCCAGCCGTCGTGCTCGCTCAAGATCACGGCGTGGGCGATGCGGCCATAGGCGGCGAAACGCTGAAACCGCTCCTCGACCTCGGCCTTGGTCATCGGCCGGTCCAACCCTCGCAGCATCTCTGCGTGGAGCCGGTCGTACTCGGCCTTCGAGCGATGGGCGTACAG
Coding sequences within:
- a CDS encoding S41 family peptidase, producing MLGRLLATILILSVSSPVTAAETVYPVAAVRADFAALYDGLKEAHYDLYAHRSKAEYDRLHAEMLRGLDRPMTKAEVEERFQRFAAYGRIAHAVILSEHDGWEAYRKAGGRAFPFQIRPVGDRVYVGEMLTTQTGVTPGDELLSIDGRQIAEWIERVSRSASADTPYMTGALLEASFPRRLWLEVGPREAFDISVRKPDGESATLRMPATTRNEAAAAEAARPAAFALNPETREARMLAGGVAYLKPGPFYNVAPGAPDMWDSSTYIPFIDRAFEDFIAAGATDLLVDLRDNPGGDNSFSDPMIAWFAQRPFRFYSRFEIKVSPQTTASNQARLDISGAQEDGASARMAALYAGARNGSIVTLDLPFAQPRPGKRFTGRVWLLINRHSYSNTVTVAALVQDYGLGTVLGEETSDMATTYGAMETFALPRTGVKVGYPKALIIRPNGDRRARGVTPDIAIPSPIAPAAEDEVLKSALAIVRKR